One Thalassotalea sediminis DNA segment encodes these proteins:
- a CDS encoding glucosaminidase domain-containing protein translates to MRYVKHYVLSALWLIVLWALIKPLLEQDKYKVEQVSPETKKPLEKTLEEQPLHNVALPDFENFRNIKHKKTAFFKFIKPAVERENKRLSELRNTLLQWQDSITFNKALSRQNALKVEALALKYKLNTRLSIADKIDILLTRVDIVPTPLVLVQAANESAWGTSRFARIGLNFFGIWCYRKGCGMVPSSRDEGLKHEVAAFQSVEQAVAHYMLNINTNAAYKVLRNIRAQLREQKLPVKSDILVTGLLPYSERGSDYILEISEMLRHNKNYIH, encoded by the coding sequence ATGAGGTATGTTAAGCATTATGTGCTAAGTGCACTTTGGCTAATCGTATTATGGGCCTTGATTAAGCCTTTGCTTGAGCAAGACAAATATAAAGTTGAGCAAGTCTCTCCTGAAACAAAAAAGCCATTAGAAAAAACATTAGAAGAGCAACCTCTGCACAACGTTGCATTACCTGATTTTGAAAATTTTAGAAATATTAAACATAAAAAAACAGCATTTTTTAAGTTTATTAAGCCGGCTGTGGAAAGAGAAAACAAACGGCTAAGCGAACTAAGAAACACCTTGTTACAATGGCAAGATTCAATAACGTTCAATAAAGCGTTATCTCGTCAAAATGCATTAAAAGTTGAAGCGTTAGCGCTTAAATATAAGCTCAATACACGCTTATCTATTGCAGATAAAATAGATATTTTATTGACACGAGTTGATATTGTGCCAACACCATTAGTGTTAGTTCAAGCGGCTAACGAATCAGCATGGGGCACATCACGTTTCGCACGAATAGGGTTAAATTTCTTTGGTATTTGGTGTTATCGAAAAGGTTGTGGCATGGTACCAAGTAGCAGGGATGAAGGGCTAAAACATGAAGTTGCCGCTTTTCAAAGTGTTGAACAAGCGGTTGCACATTATATGCTAAATATAAATACTAACGCTGCCTATAAAGTACTGAGAAACATAAGAGCACAGTTACGAGAACAGAAGTTGCCTGTAAAGTCAGATATATTGGTGACAGGGCTATTACCATATTCAGAACGTGGTTCGGATTATATTTTGGAAATATCTGAAATGTTGAGGCACAATAAAAATTATATACATTAA
- a CDS encoding DUF1415 domain-containing protein yields the protein MNKLTAQQAVNMTRQWLEQVVIGLNFCPFAKKEFINNTIQFHVCQSSKFTATLEEFIQQVEKLAEKSDIETTLFILSTGFDDFDAYLSLVDYANDLLVECGYEGVFQIATFHPDYLFDGEDESSASHYTNRSPLPILHILREESLAKAIASYKTPEKIPENNVMLANEKGTSFFEQTLASIYKQTKDNIK from the coding sequence ATGAATAAATTAACCGCGCAACAGGCAGTAAACATGACGCGCCAATGGTTGGAGCAAGTTGTTATTGGACTTAATTTTTGTCCGTTTGCAAAAAAGGAATTTATCAATAACACCATTCAATTTCATGTGTGCCAGTCTAGTAAGTTTACTGCTACCCTTGAAGAATTTATTCAACAAGTAGAAAAATTGGCTGAAAAGTCGGATATAGAAACGACACTTTTTATTTTAAGTACTGGGTTTGACGATTTCGATGCTTATTTATCATTGGTCGATTATGCCAACGATTTATTAGTAGAATGTGGTTACGAAGGGGTGTTTCAAATAGCTACTTTTCATCCTGATTACTTATTTGACGGTGAAGATGAATCAAGTGCTAGTCATTATACTAATCGTTCACCATTGCCAATATTGCACATTTTAAGGGAAGAAAGTTTGGCTAAAGCTATTGCTAGTTACAAAACACCTGAAAAAATACCTGAGAATAACGTGATGTTAGCAAATGAAAAAGGTACGTCTTTCTTTGAACAAACACTCGCGTCAATATATAAGCAAACAAAAGATAACATAAAATAA
- a CDS encoding ABCB family ABC transporter ATP-binding protein/permease, giving the protein MRRSQQSDHEPTHFNWRIVTSLIPYLLEFKVRIAIALACLLATKFASVYLPFILKDIVDLLDTQQEKNIFIVPFGLVVAYGAVRLGVVLFAEIRDTLFGRVTERAIRRIGLQVFEHLHSLDLDFHLNRQTGGLSRDIDRGTSGISFLMRFMVFSVIPTLIEIAMVIGILLFNYGIWFALITLASIVFYVTYSVIATNWRTKYVRAANKADSSSNTRAIDSLLNYETVKYFTNETYEANAYDQQLASWEQAKIKNRLSLFALNGGQAFIISIAMTAMLALAAYQVTYEKMTLGDFVLVNAFMMQLFMPLNFLGFVYREIKGALANIEQMFGLMHTNAKITDVENAPDLVLTKGELTFENVSFSYHDERPIIKDLSLTVPPGAKVAIVGESGSGKSTLVKLLFRFYDCKQGAIKIDGQNIAHITQHSLRKNIGIVPQDTVLFNDTLLENVRYGNPEAKDEQVIEAINLAHLSHFVEQLPKGLETEVGERGLKLSGGEKQRVAIARTILKKPKILVFDEATSSLDSHAEQAILGALRQLSLNHTSISIAHRLSTVVDADNIIVMHQGEVIEQGDHQALIALKGKYYNMWHLQKSDNSNE; this is encoded by the coding sequence ATGCGACGTTCTCAACAAAGTGACCACGAGCCAACACATTTTAATTGGCGCATTGTCACTTCACTAATCCCTTACCTTTTAGAATTTAAAGTTAGAATAGCTATAGCGTTAGCTTGCTTATTAGCAACAAAATTTGCGAGTGTTTATTTACCTTTTATTTTAAAGGATATTGTTGATTTACTTGATACACAGCAAGAGAAAAATATATTTATCGTGCCATTCGGATTAGTTGTTGCATACGGAGCAGTGCGGTTAGGCGTTGTATTATTTGCAGAAATAAGAGATACACTCTTTGGTCGAGTAACTGAAAGGGCGATAAGAAGGATAGGTTTACAGGTATTTGAACATCTACACTCACTTGATCTTGATTTTCATTTAAATCGGCAAACAGGTGGTTTATCAAGGGATATTGATAGGGGTACTTCAGGCATTAGTTTTTTAATGCGTTTTATGGTGTTTAGTGTGATCCCTACGTTGATAGAAATTGCAATGGTAATTGGCATTTTATTGTTTAATTATGGCATTTGGTTCGCATTAATCACTCTAGCTTCTATTGTTTTTTATGTTACTTATTCTGTGATTGCGACAAATTGGCGTACAAAATATGTGAGAGCTGCGAATAAGGCTGATTCGTCTAGTAACACGCGTGCAATAGATAGCCTATTAAACTATGAAACCGTTAAATACTTTACCAATGAAACATATGAAGCTAATGCTTATGATCAACAGTTAGCGAGTTGGGAACAGGCTAAAATTAAAAACCGCTTGTCATTATTTGCGTTAAACGGTGGTCAAGCGTTTATTATTTCCATCGCAATGACGGCAATGCTAGCGTTAGCTGCGTATCAGGTGACCTATGAGAAAATGACGCTTGGTGATTTTGTCTTGGTTAATGCCTTTATGATGCAGTTATTTATGCCGTTAAACTTCTTAGGTTTTGTCTATCGTGAAATTAAAGGAGCTTTAGCAAATATAGAACAAATGTTTGGTCTAATGCACACCAATGCCAAAATTACCGATGTTGAAAATGCACCAGACCTTGTGTTAACAAAAGGTGAATTAACCTTTGAAAACGTATCGTTTTCTTATCACGACGAGCGTCCAATCATAAAAGATCTGTCCTTGACTGTTCCACCTGGGGCAAAAGTCGCTATTGTTGGCGAAAGTGGTTCAGGTAAGTCGACATTAGTGAAATTGTTGTTTCGATTTTATGACTGTAAACAAGGAGCGATAAAAATCGATGGGCAAAATATTGCACATATCACGCAACATTCATTGCGTAAAAATATTGGTATCGTGCCTCAAGATACGGTGTTATTTAATGACACCTTGTTAGAAAACGTGCGTTATGGTAACCCAGAGGCTAAAGATGAGCAGGTCATTGAAGCGATAAACCTTGCACATTTAAGTCACTTTGTAGAACAGTTACCTAAGGGTCTTGAAACTGAAGTTGGCGAACGTGGATTAAAATTATCTGGTGGTGAAAAACAAAGGGTTGCTATTGCTCGTACAATTTTGAAAAAACCAAAAATTCTCGTTTTTGACGAAGCAACTTCTTCATTAGATAGCCATGCTGAGCAGGCTATTCTAGGCGCACTGCGCCAGTTATCACTAAACCATACAAGTATCTCAATAGCACACCGTTTATCTACTGTTGTCGATGCGGACAACATCATCGTTATGCACCAGGGAGAAGTTATTGAACAGGGTGATCATCAGGCATTAATCGCCTTGAAAGGTAAATATTATAACATGTGGCATTTACAAAAAAGTGATAACAGCAATGAATAA
- a CDS encoding DUF2937 family protein yields MLSFVQHIVDRGLFTFFFILGIQCPAFLYQYTQQLTGHFNEAKLQLSQYQTLADLHFQGSLLQLTNHYLKNSDVVINETGKIIASLISRNEYLQFQLSGMTNASYTEQLVFFFRHVDIEIAKQTLNIFSLTVPLTLEALTTGLCIAILVVGLLQALALGLKKIFTKIKPTKVM; encoded by the coding sequence ATGCTGTCATTTGTTCAACACATAGTCGATAGAGGTTTGTTTACGTTTTTTTTTATTCTTGGCATCCAATGCCCTGCATTTCTTTACCAGTACACACAACAACTTACTGGCCACTTCAATGAAGCAAAGCTCCAACTGTCGCAATACCAAACACTCGCAGATTTACATTTTCAAGGTAGCTTATTACAACTTACTAATCATTATTTAAAGAATAGCGATGTTGTAATTAACGAAACCGGTAAAATTATCGCCTCACTTATTAGTCGCAATGAGTATTTACAATTTCAGTTATCTGGTATGACAAACGCATCTTATACGGAACAACTGGTGTTTTTCTTTCGTCATGTAGACATTGAAATAGCAAAACAAACGCTTAACATATTTTCGCTTACCGTCCCCCTAACGTTAGAAGCTCTTACAACGGGCTTATGTATAGCAATATTAGTTGTAGGCTTACTTCAAGCGCTAGCTTTAGGGCTAAAAAAAATATTTACAAAAATAAAGCCCACTAAGGTAATGTAA
- a CDS encoding DUF1801 domain-containing protein yields MVAIKTQPTKADVLQFISSIENETRRNDALILVNIFTELSGFEPVMWGNAIIGFGEYHYNNSQGKQRWMLTGFSPRKQNLSLYIMQGFDDYQAELGKIGNIKTAKSCLYIKQLAKINMSALKHFLAKAIADMKTKYP; encoded by the coding sequence ATGGTGGCAATTAAAACTCAACCTACTAAAGCTGATGTTCTTCAATTTATCTCGTCAATTGAAAATGAAACACGGCGTAACGACGCATTAATACTTGTTAATATTTTCACTGAACTCTCGGGTTTTGAACCCGTAATGTGGGGCAATGCCATTATAGGCTTTGGTGAATACCACTATAACAACAGCCAAGGTAAGCAGCGTTGGATGTTAACAGGCTTTTCACCTCGCAAACAAAATTTATCATTATATATTATGCAAGGGTTTGATGATTATCAGGCAGAGCTCGGTAAAATTGGTAACATTAAAACCGCTAAGTCTTGTTTGTATATTAAACAACTAGCAAAAATTAACATGTCTGCATTGAAGCACTTTTTAGCGAAAGCGATCGCAGATATGAAAACTAAATACCCGTAA
- a CDS encoding integration host factor subunit alpha — MALTKAEVAEHLFEKVGLSKRDAKDIVEMFFEEIRETLEAGEQVKLSGFGNFDLREKSERPGRNPKTGEDIPISARRVVTFRPGQKLKSRVEDGNG; from the coding sequence ATGGCGCTAACCAAAGCAGAAGTCGCAGAACATTTATTTGAAAAAGTTGGGCTAAGTAAGCGCGACGCAAAAGACATTGTTGAAATGTTTTTTGAGGAAATTCGAGAAACACTAGAAGCCGGTGAACAAGTAAAGTTATCTGGTTTTGGTAATTTCGATTTACGCGAGAAAAGCGAACGCCCAGGTCGTAACCCAAAAACCGGCGAAGATATTCCTATCTCTGCTCGTAGAGTGGTTACATTTAGGCCAGGACAAAAGTTAAAAAGTCGTGTTGAAGACGGCAACGGTTAG
- the pheT gene encoding phenylalanine--tRNA ligase subunit beta codes for MKFSESWLREWVNPAISSDELTHQITMAGLEVDGIEPVAGEFKGVVVGEVVECGQHPDADKLQVTKINVGTASDDGELIDIVCGAKNCRLGLKVAVAMVGAVLPGNFKIKKAKLRGQPSFGMLCSESELGLAEASDGIIELPQEAPIGTDVRDYLDLNDVTIDVDLTANRGDCLGLKGLAREVGVLNGLPVSEPEITSVSTTINDTRDIQLSAPDACPRYLGRVIKNVNLNAQTPLWMVEKLRRCGIRSIDPVVDITNYVLLEQGHPMHAFDLSAIEGKIDVRLAKPEEKLVTLDEAEVSLKEGTLVIADDNKALAIAGIFGGLDSGVTTNTKDIFLESAFFSPLAILGKARQYGLHTDASHRYERGIDPELQHQAMERATALLLDIVGGEAGPITEAVSQEHLPKAKQVSLRRSKLDSRIGHHIVDDKVTEILTRLGFDVSFENDVWHVKVPNYRFDIKIEEDLTEEVARIFGYNNIPNVSPQATLAMCDRKEAQLPLKRLRQTLVTRGYQEAITYSFVDPKVQQLIHPDKEVMTLPHPISSEMSVMRLSLWTGLLQSVVYNQNRQQQRMRLFETGLRFVPDENAENGVRQEQMIAGVLTGARNQEHWDMEKAASDFYDIKADVEALLARTANAEAYSFEQGQHDALHPGQTAAIYKNGKIIGHVGTLHPELERKLGLNGRTLVFEVLLTEISTLNIPQAGDISRFPANRRDIAVIVEEDVNAKKVLQLIENVGGNYLVDLNLFDVYRGNGINDGFKSLAIAMILQDHEKTLEEKDINDVVNRVVETLKDELNASLRD; via the coding sequence ATGAAATTTAGTGAATCTTGGTTACGTGAATGGGTAAACCCCGCGATTTCGTCAGATGAATTGACGCACCAAATTACTATGGCAGGTTTGGAAGTAGACGGTATAGAGCCGGTTGCTGGCGAATTTAAAGGTGTCGTAGTCGGTGAAGTTGTTGAATGTGGACAACACCCAGACGCAGACAAATTACAAGTAACAAAAATTAATGTGGGTACAGCCAGTGACGACGGTGAGTTAATCGACATTGTTTGTGGCGCAAAAAACTGTCGTTTAGGCTTAAAAGTTGCTGTTGCGATGGTCGGTGCTGTGCTTCCTGGTAATTTTAAAATTAAAAAAGCGAAATTACGCGGTCAACCATCATTTGGTATGTTATGTAGTGAATCAGAGCTCGGCTTGGCAGAGGCAAGTGATGGTATTATTGAACTACCACAAGAAGCTCCGATCGGTACTGATGTGCGTGATTATTTAGATCTAAACGATGTAACTATTGATGTTGATTTAACGGCGAATCGTGGTGATTGTCTAGGCCTGAAGGGCTTAGCACGCGAGGTTGGTGTTTTAAATGGCTTGCCTGTTTCTGAACCTGAAATAACTAGTGTATCAACGACGATAAACGATACACGAGACATTCAATTATCAGCGCCTGACGCTTGTCCAAGATATTTGGGCCGAGTAATAAAAAACGTAAATCTTAATGCGCAAACGCCATTATGGATGGTTGAAAAGTTACGTCGTTGTGGCATACGTTCTATTGACCCTGTCGTTGATATTACAAATTATGTTTTGTTGGAGCAAGGCCACCCAATGCATGCCTTTGACCTATCAGCGATAGAAGGTAAGATTGATGTTAGGCTCGCAAAGCCAGAAGAGAAGTTAGTGACACTCGATGAAGCCGAAGTGTCATTAAAAGAAGGTACGTTAGTGATTGCAGATGACAATAAAGCATTAGCAATTGCTGGTATATTTGGCGGGCTAGATTCTGGCGTTACAACCAATACAAAAGATATATTCCTCGAAAGTGCTTTCTTCTCGCCATTAGCGATATTAGGAAAAGCGCGACAATATGGCTTACACACAGATGCATCACATCGATATGAACGTGGTATTGATCCAGAGTTACAGCATCAAGCAATGGAAAGAGCAACGGCGCTACTATTAGATATAGTCGGCGGCGAAGCAGGGCCGATTACAGAGGCGGTATCGCAAGAACATTTGCCTAAAGCAAAACAGGTGAGTTTACGCAGAAGTAAATTGGATTCACGTATTGGCCATCATATTGTTGATGACAAGGTAACTGAAATTCTAACACGATTAGGGTTTGATGTTAGCTTTGAAAATGATGTTTGGCACGTTAAGGTACCTAACTATCGTTTTGATATTAAAATTGAAGAAGATTTAACCGAAGAAGTTGCACGAATATTCGGTTATAACAATATACCGAATGTATCGCCACAAGCAACATTGGCTATGTGTGACCGAAAGGAAGCGCAATTGCCTCTTAAACGTTTACGACAAACACTTGTTACGCGTGGTTATCAGGAAGCAATTACCTATAGTTTTGTAGATCCTAAAGTACAACAGCTTATTCATCCTGACAAAGAGGTGATGACTCTGCCACATCCTATTTCATCTGAAATGTCGGTAATGCGCTTAAGTTTATGGACAGGGTTGTTGCAATCGGTTGTCTATAACCAAAATCGTCAGCAACAGCGCATGCGTTTATTTGAAACAGGACTGCGCTTTGTGCCTGATGAAAATGCTGAAAATGGTGTACGTCAGGAACAAATGATCGCTGGTGTTTTAACGGGAGCTCGTAACCAAGAACATTGGGATATGGAAAAAGCGGCGAGCGATTTTTACGATATAAAAGCTGATGTAGAAGCCTTACTTGCAAGAACTGCCAATGCAGAAGCATATTCGTTTGAACAAGGGCAACATGATGCGCTTCATCCTGGCCAAACAGCTGCTATTTATAAAAATGGTAAGATAATTGGTCATGTTGGTACCTTACATCCTGAATTAGAAAGGAAATTAGGTTTAAATGGCCGTACATTAGTTTTTGAAGTTTTATTGACTGAAATTTCAACACTTAATATCCCTCAAGCTGGCGATATTTCTCGCTTTCCGGCGAATAGACGTGATATTGCTGTTATCGTCGAAGAAGATGTAAATGCAAAAAAAGTGTTACAACTCATTGAAAATGTTGGCGGAAATTATTTAGTTGATCTAAACTTGTTCGATGTATACAGAGGCAATGGTATAAATGATGGCTTTAAAAGCCTCGCTATTGCAATGATACTACAAGATCATGAAAAGACTCTTGAAGAAAAAGATATCAATGATGTTGTAAATCGAGTGGTCGAAACATTAAAAGATGAGTTAAATGCATCACTGAGGGATTAA
- the pheS gene encoding phenylalanine--tRNA ligase subunit alpha: MNLDDIILQAEQAITAANTPEELDQVRVSFLGKKGQFTELMKGLSQLPKEEKPKAGQVINQAKQQVQKTLTARGELLRTEAINKKLAAETIDVTLPGRSNEQGGLHPVTRTIERIESFFGDLGFAVKEGPEVEDDFHNFDALNIPEHHPARQDHDTFYFNPKLVLRTQTSGVQIRTMEKEQPPLRIISPGKVYRNDYDQTHTPMFHQVEGLMVDKDVSFTHLKGILHDFLHHFFEEDLEIRFRPSYFPFTEPSAEVDVKGKNGKWLEVLGCGMVHPNVLKAVGIDPEVYSGFAFGMGVERLTMLRYGVNDLRAFFENDLRFLKQFK, from the coding sequence ATGAATTTAGACGACATTATATTGCAAGCAGAGCAGGCAATTACTGCTGCTAATACGCCTGAGGAATTAGATCAGGTTCGCGTAAGTTTTCTTGGGAAAAAAGGTCAGTTTACTGAACTAATGAAAGGCCTTAGCCAATTGCCCAAAGAAGAAAAACCTAAAGCTGGACAAGTGATTAACCAAGCCAAACAACAAGTTCAGAAAACGTTAACGGCGCGCGGTGAATTATTACGTACCGAAGCGATTAACAAAAAACTTGCTGCTGAAACGATTGATGTGACTTTACCTGGGCGTAGTAATGAACAGGGTGGCTTGCACCCGGTTACACGCACCATTGAACGCATAGAGAGCTTTTTCGGTGACTTAGGTTTTGCAGTGAAAGAAGGCCCTGAAGTGGAAGACGACTTCCATAACTTTGATGCGTTAAATATTCCTGAACATCATCCAGCACGTCAAGATCATGATACTTTTTATTTTAATCCAAAGCTGGTTTTACGCACACAAACTTCTGGTGTTCAAATTCGTACTATGGAGAAAGAGCAGCCACCTTTGCGTATCATTTCACCAGGTAAAGTGTATCGTAACGATTACGATCAAACACATACGCCAATGTTCCACCAAGTTGAAGGCTTAATGGTTGATAAAGACGTATCATTTACTCATTTGAAAGGTATTTTGCACGACTTTCTTCACCACTTTTTTGAAGAAGATCTTGAGATTCGATTCCGTCCGTCATACTTCCCATTTACTGAACCATCAGCTGAGGTTGATGTGAAAGGTAAAAATGGTAAATGGTTGGAGGTGTTAGGCTGTGGTATGGTCCACCCAAATGTATTGAAAGCAGTAGGTATAGATCCTGAGGTATATTCAGGCTTTGCTTTTGGTATGGGGGTTGAACGTTTAACCATGCTTCGTTATGGCGTAAATGATCTACGTGCATTTTTTGAAAACGATCTTCGATTCTTGAAACAATTTAAGTAA
- a CDS encoding VOC family protein gives MNKHEKLNYVEFAASNLSATKQFFSAVFGWQFVDYGPEYTAFSNQGLDGGFYLVDKCSRMDTGGALLVFYSQDIKATLAKVQQHGGEINQQIFDFPGGCRFHFIEPSGNEFAVWSETK, from the coding sequence ATGAACAAACACGAAAAACTAAACTACGTCGAATTTGCAGCCAGTAACTTATCCGCGACTAAGCAGTTTTTCTCTGCTGTGTTTGGTTGGCAGTTTGTAGATTATGGCCCTGAATATACGGCTTTCAGTAACCAAGGCTTAGATGGTGGTTTTTATTTGGTCGATAAATGCAGTCGTATGGATACAGGTGGTGCGTTACTGGTGTTTTATAGCCAAGATATTAAAGCTACGTTAGCCAAAGTGCAGCAACATGGCGGTGAAATAAACCAACAGATTTTCGATTTTCCGGGCGGTTGTCGCTTTCACTTTATAGAACCTAGTGGCAATGAATTTGCTGTTTGGTCGGAAACAAAATGA
- a CDS encoding DUF6500 family protein — protein MRTQIREKIIAVCDKKIAQKGDNVGLSFYAFFANKNGDPELLMEVATWWIKLHQLDHFEKAKKIKQMVGRGL, from the coding sequence TTGAGAACACAAATACGTGAAAAGATTATTGCTGTATGTGACAAGAAAATAGCACAAAAAGGCGATAATGTTGGCCTTTCATTCTATGCTTTTTTTGCCAATAAAAATGGTGATCCTGAGTTGTTAATGGAGGTCGCGACCTGGTGGATCAAATTACATCAACTTGATCACTTTGAAAAAGCGAAGAAGATTAAACAAATGGTGGGAAGAGGTTTATAG
- a CDS encoding DUF7010 family protein, with protein MSLDTLRTTFEQETNRSISMPLSGAFVWLIVAILSTQFSEKTGLLILLFGSGTIFPIALLIAKYRHEAITSSKNPLAKLMGMCALMVNLLWAVHIPLFIYAPEFITLSIGIGLGLHWVVYSWIIQHPLGLIHSILRTLLIVIVWYLFPEDRLFAVGITIVLVYMLSIYQMLTRKIEL; from the coding sequence ATGTCACTGGATACACTCAGAACAACATTTGAACAAGAGACTAATCGTTCAATATCAATGCCTTTATCTGGCGCATTTGTGTGGTTAATCGTTGCTATATTATCGACACAATTTTCTGAAAAAACTGGCTTGCTTATTTTACTTTTTGGTTCAGGAACTATTTTTCCAATTGCGCTCCTAATTGCTAAATATAGACATGAAGCCATCACATCGTCTAAAAATCCACTTGCCAAACTTATGGGCATGTGTGCATTAATGGTGAACCTTTTATGGGCTGTACATATTCCACTTTTTATCTACGCGCCTGAGTTTATCACGCTAAGTATTGGTATAGGGCTAGGACTGCATTGGGTAGTATATTCCTGGATTATTCAGCATCCTTTGGGCTTGATTCATTCAATTTTACGTACCTTGCTCATTGTTATTGTTTGGTATTTGTTTCCAGAAGATAGGTTGTTTGCTGTTGGTATAACAATTGTGCTTGTTTACATGCTAAGTATTTACCAAATGCTAACGCGTAAAATTGAACTATAG
- a CDS encoding dienelactone hydrolase family protein, whose translation MSIPCVIVSDIFGRTKGLEDFANLLPCKAIIIDPYDGIEMCFKDEKQAYDYFVTNVGIDAYIDKLKQTLSDKSTVRVIAFSIGASAMWVLSEELSKTHVDAAVLFYGAQIRHYTAITPNIPLTLIFPIKEVHFSVSDLMYQLSNVNNVTVTQLSLLHGFMNPCSVNFDLKASCIYQQKLAHWCQQPKKKQLFC comes from the coding sequence TTGTCCATTCCATGTGTTATTGTTTCTGATATTTTTGGACGAACAAAGGGGCTAGAAGACTTTGCAAATCTTCTGCCATGTAAAGCAATTATCATTGATCCGTATGATGGTATCGAAATGTGTTTCAAGGATGAAAAACAAGCATATGATTACTTTGTCACTAATGTTGGTATAGATGCATATATTGATAAACTCAAGCAAACATTGTCTGATAAAAGTACTGTGAGGGTCATTGCGTTTAGTATTGGTGCTTCGGCGATGTGGGTACTATCAGAAGAATTATCTAAAACTCATGTTGATGCAGCAGTGCTTTTTTATGGCGCTCAAATTAGACATTACACTGCTATTACACCAAACATACCGTTAACGTTAATATTTCCCATTAAGGAAGTACATTTCAGTGTGTCAGATTTAATGTATCAGTTGTCGAACGTTAATAATGTCACCGTTACTCAGTTGAGCCTGTTGCATGGCTTTATGAATCCGTGCTCAGTTAATTTTGATCTTAAGGCTTCGTGTATTTACCAACAAAAACTCGCCCATTGGTGCCAACAACCAAAGAAGAAGCAACTATTTTGCTAA